In Oscillatoria salina IIICB1, a genomic segment contains:
- a CDS encoding carbohydrate ABC transporter permease codes for MQVKSQNQTQKTIILYLVLGAIAFFMLFPLLWLIGTSLKSPTENIFAFPPQLIPTQPTLENFKIVWQTYPFGRYLFNSIFVAILTVTFNLLFCSLAAYPLARLKFRGREITFALIVSTIMIPFQIVMIPLYIITVQLGLRNTYLGVIFPSLASAFGIFLLRQAFQGVPKELEEAARIDGCSELGLWWHVMIPAIRPALVTLAIFVFIGSWSDFLWPLIVLDRPEYYTLPLGVATLTGTFSLDWRLIAAGSVISIAPVLLLFIFVQRYIIPTDTGSGVKG; via the coding sequence ATGCAAGTTAAAAGCCAAAATCAAACCCAAAAAACTATTATCCTTTATTTGGTGCTAGGCGCGATCGCCTTTTTCATGCTTTTCCCCCTTCTCTGGTTGATTGGTACTTCCCTCAAATCCCCCACAGAAAACATTTTCGCATTTCCACCCCAACTAATTCCCACCCAACCAACCTTAGAAAACTTTAAAATCGTTTGGCAAACTTATCCTTTCGGACGCTATCTTTTCAATAGTATTTTCGTCGCCATTCTCACCGTAACCTTCAACTTACTATTTTGCTCATTAGCCGCTTATCCTCTAGCTAGACTGAAATTTCGCGGACGAGAAATAACCTTCGCCTTAATCGTTTCCACAATCATGATTCCCTTCCAAATCGTCATGATTCCCCTATATATCATCACCGTCCAACTAGGTTTAAGAAACACCTACTTAGGCGTAATATTTCCTAGTTTAGCCTCAGCATTTGGCATCTTTCTCTTACGACAAGCATTCCAAGGAGTCCCCAAAGAATTAGAAGAAGCCGCCCGCATCGATGGCTGTAGCGAATTAGGCTTATGGTGGCACGTGATGATCCCTGCAATTCGTCCCGCATTAGTAACCTTAGCAATCTTCGTATTTATTGGTTCTTGGAGTGACTTTCTTTGGCCACTTATTGTCCTCGATCGCCCAGAATATTACACTTTACCATTAGGCGTAGCTACACTAACTGGAACATTTTCCCTCGACTGGCGTTTAATTGCCGCAGGTTCAGTCATTTCTATTGCCCCAGTTTTGCTCTTATTTATCTTCGTGCAAAGATATATTATTCCTACTGATACGGGAAGCGGTGTAAAAGGGTGA
- a CDS encoding HNH endonuclease, with translation MVIPKSLYVTVRQRAQFRCEYCHYPELLSSAPLSVDHIQPKSFGGSDDLDNLALACRRCNERRYNFTTGIDPETETEVPLFNPR, from the coding sequence ATGGTCATTCCTAAATCACTCTACGTCACGGTTCGACAAAGGGCGCAATTTCGATGCGAATACTGTCATTATCCCGAACTTCTCAGTTCTGCTCCGCTTTCAGTCGATCATATCCAACCCAAATCTTTTGGCGGCAGTGATGATTTAGACAATCTTGCTCTCGCCTGCCGTCGTTGCAATGAAAGACGTTACAATTTTACCACAGGTATCGATCCAGAAACAGAGACAGAAGTCCCACTTTTCAACCCACGTTAG